TAACACGCACATTTCACTTTTACTTTGTCTGAAAGCCGTCCTTACCGCTTATGTGTGTCTCTTTAGGAGCCAGGGTGGCACCATCAGGACCAACTGCCTGGACTGTTTGGACAGGACCAACAGTGTCCAAGCCTTCTTTGCTCTGGAGGTACAGGACTTCTACAAGCGTCCTCCATCAAGCAAACAATCCAGGAGGTTTCTGTTTGTCTTAACCATCACACTGCCTTCGCTCAGATGTTGCCCAGGCAGCTGGAAGAAATGGGTCTGACTGAGAAGCCGCAGCTGGTGGCCCGCTTTCAGGAGGTGTTCAGAACCATGTGGTCTGTCAACGGAGACTCGGTCAGCAAGATCTACGCTGGCACTGGCGCCCTGGATGGCAAGGCCAAGGTGCACCAGACTGACTCATATATACAACACTTTCTCCTCTAAAATATGAAGGAACATGATACTTTTAGCCTTGAGCTCTTATGGAGGTCAATGCTGTGTGAACAAATGTGTGCTGCGCTCGCTTACCTTTTGTGTGCTGTCTCTTTCTGCCGCCCTCTGGAATGCTCTGCATGCGTGGTAAGTTCCTATTTCAGCTGTCCGTCTTTCCTGATTCCCTCATTTCAGTTTCTTTGGCTTAAACTCTTCTGAATCAAAGTGAGGTCTTCATTTGATTTGAAGAATCAGAGCGAGGCCCACACTTTTCCTGTGTAGAGAAATCTGGTGATGTCTTCTGATTCCCAAAGGCCTTTATTGTTATTTGCAGGTCTTGTTGAGGTTCATTGTCAGATAAAATAAGAgcaattcaaactaaaatatcTACACATGTTAGCAAATCATCACAAATCCATCACATACCTTCTACCAACATCATCATGTTCTTCTCTGAAGAGTCGGTTTGGCTTCCTTTGGGTGGCGTTGGAATTACATTTGGTTTTCTTCCCCCCTCACTGGCGTGCAGCAAATAATGAGGGTCATGTCGTCCACCTCCAGGCGGGAAAGCTCAAAGATGGCGCTCGCTCTGTGACGAGGACGATCCAGAACAACTTCTTTGACACCTCCAAACAGGAGGCAATCGACATCCTGAGGCTGGGCTCCACACTGAACAGCGACCTGGCTGACAAAGCTCGGGCCTTGCTCACCACTTCCAGTCTTTACGGTAGTTCATCAACATTACACTAGTGTTTTTAGCCTTTAGAAACTCTGGTCCTTACCCTGGATTGTTTATTGCCTGCATAAGAATGACATTAAATAAAGTCTGATTATCCTGAACTGGCCTCTGCTTTGTGAGCTATTATGCAGAAGCTAACGTGTGGACTACAGGTGTCTTGTTAGTGTTGCGTATTAACTAATGTGCCCTTCTCTTCCTTCTCTCCACGCTGCGCTCACTTGCAATGTTAGTCACTGAGCCCGTCTTGCAATCAGGTACAGTAACTCAACACCTAGTGGACGGACGCTTTCATCCCGTCACCCCATTTGTGTTCATTGTGCTGTTAAGACGCCATTGGTTGCTTCAAGCTTCAACAGTATGTTGACGTATTGGAAGTTAATTCATCCCTTGCACACAGAAGTGAACCACTGCCAGTGTTCATTATTTGAATCTGATTTTGTTTATCCCGCGCCCCCTATGTTTTACTTTAGACCAGTGTTTGTTCCGAGTGGATGTGGTGTGTTAGTGTTTTTTCTTCGCCACTTCATTAGAGATGAGATCCACAACAAGAGCTTTACAAAGTCGATTTAATCAAGGCACTAATCCTGAATCCCCTCTGCAGCCTCCCCCAGGGTACTGCTGGGAATGTGTCAGAACTTCCACAAGTACACGCGGCCCAAACAGATCCGGGTGTGCGTCGGCACCTGGAACGTGAACGGCGGCAAACAGTTCCGCAGCATCGCCTTCCGCAACCAGACTCTCAACGATTGGCTGCTGGACGCGCCAAAGATCGCAGGACACCCAGAATTTCAAGGTGCGCTGATGTGCTTTATGTCTGTGATCTGTGATCCATAGGAGGTGACCATGTGTTGGCTGTTAAGCTATGCGTGGTTTCTCTCCTTCTTCCAGATAGTAAAGCTAACCCAGTTGACATCTTTGCCATCGGCTTTGAAGAAATGGTTGAGCTGAACGCTGGAAATATTGTCAGTGCCAGGTACAGTCTGAGGACCCTGTAAGACAtgaaagggactgtatgcaacggGTTCCCCGGGTGCCTAGAGGGCAGAAACATTCAAATGTACTGCAAGCATTATGTCCCGCACTGTGCCTGTTTGACAACGTTGTCTTCATGCTTGTGGTATGTAAAGTACGCCCCGcgtaacacacgcacgcacattatttatttttgttgtcagctaatgatagtaaTTTGGcaacgtgcgtgcgtgtgtgtacgtgttgtgacatacagtacagtatacgtGGATGCCAGACAGTGGTGAGTGACGGCCTTGGAGGCCAGTTATTTAATTTGGGCCGAGTGAAACCTTGACAATTTGTGTGGAGTCTCgtaaatgtgggaaaaaaaaattttggtCTTATTATCTCactagggccgcacggtggcctagtggttagcatgttggccaaacagtcaggagatcgggaagatctgggctcgaatctccattggtcatctctgtgtggagtttgcatgttctccccgtgcgtgcgtgggtttttttcgggtactccggtttcctcccacattccaaaaacatgcatgttaggttaactggcgactctaaattgtccataggtatgaatgtgagtgtgaatggttgtttatgtgccctgcaattgactggcgaccaggccagggtgtaccccgcctctcgcccgaagtcagttgggataggctccagcatacctgtgaccctagtgaggataagcggcatagaagatggataaaCCACAATTAGTAAGATATGTTGGCAGGTAGTGGTGATTTTATATTTTCTggttggaaaaaatgtcattttgagccagttgcatGCAGTCTCTTTAAAATCCACCATATGGACACAAGTCAGATGTCACCTAATGTCCTTTTCAACGTGAATGTGGTTGATGCTCTCACAGCACCACCAACCAGAAGCTGTGGGCTGCTGAGCTACAGAAAAACATCTCACGGGATCACAAGTACGTGCTGCTGGCCTCCGAGCAGCTGGTGGGcgtgtgcttgtttgttttcatccGTCCGCAGCACGCGCCCTTCATCAGGTACTCTTCGCGCTCTCAAGGAGATGACCCTCCATCAGTCTGTTTTTCTAGAGGTGACATTTTTGCTGTCGTCCAGGGACGTCGCAGTGGATACGGTGAAAACGGGAATGGGTGGGGCCACGGGCAACAAAGGGGGCGTGGCCATCCGGCTGCTTTTCCACACCACCAGCATCTGCTTCGTGTGCTCCCACTTCGCAGCGGGGCAGTCGCAGGTAAAGGAGAGGAATGACGACTACAACGAGATCACGCGCAGACTCAGCTTCCCCATGGTATGATACTCATTTTTCTAAATGATAACTTGAAATCAGAGCGTGACAATGCATGCATCCTCCCCACCAGGGTCGTTTGCTCTACTCGCATGACTACGTCTTCTGGTGCGGAGACTTCAACTATCGCATCAACCTGCCCAACGAGGAAGTGAAAGAGCTGATCAAACAACAGAACTGGGACACTCTAACTGCTGGTGACCAGCTCTTTGACCAGAAGAACGCTGGTTTGGTATGGCAACATGTCACCGCTCTTTAGTTTAACACAGCTAGTGCTCATGGAAAGCTTCTTATCAGGTGTTTCGAGGATTCATTGAGGGCAAATTGGACTTTGCCCCGACATACAAGTACGACCTCTTCTCAGAGGACTACGACACCAGCGAGAAGTGCCGCACGCCAGCCTGGACTGACCGCATCCTCTGGAAGAGGAGAAAGTGGAACTTTGACAAAACAGGTTTCCGCTGACACAACAACCATCTTCCTTTGTCTTAATGTCGTTTTAACATCACTTGCTTACATCTGCAGCAGAGGAAATGAATGTGGTCGGAGCAACGTCAACATCAGCAGAGAGCGAGGATGACCCAGAGCATCCCTGGAGCCCTGGGAACCTGAAGTACTATGGCAGGGCGGAGCTGAAGACCTCAGACCACAGGTAAGCCAAATACACTCAGTGGCCACAACATGAGATGTACAAGATCCAACACACTGTATCCACTTCTGTGTTCCCAGGCCCGTGGTCGCCATAATGGATGTGGATATTCTGGAGGTGGATCCGGAGGCTCGGCACCAGGTCTACAAAGATGTCATCGCCCTGCAGGGTCCTCCAGACGGCACCATCCTGGTGTCCCTGTGCTCCTCCGGCCCCGATGACTACTTTGACGACCCGCTCATTGACGAGCTGCTGGACAAGTTTGCTAATTTTGGAGAAGTGATCCTCATCAGGTGAGCGTGACATTCTGACACGGACATGTACTACTCACATGCTCATGAtatttgaagcaaatattcttttgcTGCAGGTTTCTTGAGGAGAAGATGTGGGTGACATTCCTGGAGGGTTACTCTGCTCTTGCTGCTCTGTCGCTGAGCGCTTCAACTGTAAGTCTTTAATAATATGAAGCACTTTGCAGCTTTAAGAACATTCttaatggaaaaataatgtcctttTCTGGTGACATCACTGCAGGTTCTTGGCAAGGTGATTGACATCCGCCTGAAGAGTCCCGGCTGGATCAAGAGTCTGGAGGAGGAGATGAGCGTGGAGAGGATCTGCGGGAGCATCCCGACGTCAGCCAGCTCCACCCTCCTGGCTGAGGACGCCGACATGGGTGACGATGACTACGACATGGAGGGTGAGGAAGGTCACATGCACGCTGGAAGGCTGCGTTCAAGGTGCATTCTGACCCGCTTGTCTTCTCTTTATCAGGTGATGTGGATGAGGAGGTGGAGGCCATCCTTCCTCAGCACCTCCAGCCATCAATGGGCTCTGGACCTGGATCTTCTCCTCTCCCCTCCCCTCGCAGCAGTCCTTGTGCCTCGCCCACCCACGGGGAGCCCACAGTACCCATCAGGCCTGGACGCGCCGCTCAACCAGTCAGACCATCACACGGTAGGTCCATGTTGTTGGACTGCAGTTTAGCTAGTTATGGTAGTTCATAGGGGTGTCACCATGCATGATACTGGGCTCATGAGAACGAgacaaaacaatatttgaaccTTACTTTTAAGTTAAAAACAATGATACTtcttttttagacttttttttttttaatttaactcagtcacaaaacaatacaagtatattttaaatattttataattttgcatgacctaagcataatgcttttaactgttaaaCTTCTtttcacaaattgaaacaataacaaaaaacgaaCTAACAaacttataaaaaaataaaataattatggcaaatgtagctgttactactaatcatttatgttgacgtgtaAATCAGATTGCAGTgtagattagttttatgtttacgctgaaagaactacagttcccatacTGCGTACAgtgtagaaccaggaaataGTACATTAGTACAGTAGACACTAGTATCACACGTGTTGATCCGTGGTGGCTGCTCTTCTTTGAAACAGGGGAAACTCAAATTTAAAGGGAAAGTTTTCTTTGTCGTCAATGAGCAATGGCCACTGGCTGCAGAGGCATCAGCTGCTTATGTTGCCTGTTGCTGTGTCGAGGGCCACTCCATCCACTTAGCCTGCTGTGGCATTTGGGTcgatttttacttttatacacAGCAATATTTTGTCAACGAACATTTTTTCATCAAGCTCACCCCAACACTATGCTCTAAACCACTGCTTGCACAGGTGCGTGCACTCAGTGCCAGTGGCAATTGGTCATTGACTACAAGGGAAGTTGAACTTCCCCTTTAAATTTGAGCTTCCTTTGTTTCAAAGACCAGCACCCGCCTCTGGTTTTGTTAGAAGTCGTATGCAGCAATCGTGCTTTGATCTaataaatcttaagtaagtttgatccaGTGAAGAATTACTACAGTTTTTGCTGAACATTAACACCGTGGTAGCTGTTGAACTGATGAAAAAAAGCAGCCACATGTCGCAAGCAAACGAGTGATACGGAGAACACAGCACCTTGGATTACAAGGTTTGTAGTGTGCGTAAATCACTTAATGTGCAGTTCCAATCCTGactgccacttccatactaTGTAtgtcatcattatcattcacagttcacagtctgacagacttctggctgccctgttctgtcctgagacagcttttctcgtAAACCAGAAATATCTTCATGTATTAATCtggcaagatcttgtgacacctacCACCACTAGTTAGTATCATCCACAAACCAGGCTGCTAACAAAAGCCAGACAGATAAACAGATACGGCACTGCATGGTTTTAGAGATCAACACCGTTTTCGTGGCAACACAGGATACATTTGATGTAGATTCAAgataaatatgtgaaaattcattttaacatacagtattaacCCGTTTTCCTTGTTTTCACAGGACCTCCCGTGGACTTCCAGCCTGGTGCTCCGACACCACAAAACCTGGAGCCCAAACGCCCACCACCTCCTCGGCCCAATGCCCCCCCAGCAAGACCTGCGCCTCCCCAACGCCCACCACCACCTTCAGGTAGAGTAATATTGTCACACTGTTTTGTTAAGTTCAGCCACCTGAATGAAGCAGAGCGCTGTTAACACTTTCACTTTTACTTCACGGTGTCTCATCCCTCCCCTTCTGAAGGAGGCATGAGCCCTGTACCTGTTAGAAAGGACTCTGGAGGTAACATGGCTGCTGTGTTCCTAATGCGCTTTAAGATCTTCCTTCCATCACACTTACATGATTAGATGCTTGTTGTAAACCATAACTACTGCAAGATGTTTCACAAAAGCTGTGGTCGTTATTACAACGATAGAAATAACAATGCACTATTTAAAATCATTTGTACTAGACAGGAAGGCTTATAGTTTGAAATAGATGCTTCTAGTGCATCCTCCATAAGCAGCCCATACATGCATGCGACCCGATCCCTTGTAGTCTTAACGGCCTATGCCGGATGGCGCTTCCTGGACAGTTTTGCTGACTGAATCGGTGTTTCACTCTGTGTATAACAATTGTATTTTGGGTCCTGTTGTGCTGCAAAGGATCAAAAAGCCCGGCGCTCCCTCGGCCCAGTGCCGCTGCAGGTGAGTGCCGTAAAGCATTACGTGCATCACTGGCAGGGGTAGTCCTGTTCACTGGATGTCTGCGTCTAAGTGGCGTGGGAACATGTTCTTTCACACATAAGCGTGGTGCTGAGAGACAATAGTGAAATAAACTGTTTAGTCAGCAGTCTGGCCTGCCTCCTGGCCTCCAGACCTCCTGCAGCGAGTCGATGAGTCATTCTTAATGACCAAGTCGGCCGTGGAGAGGATAATGGAGCATTTACACAACAACAGAATACTGCAGAGGCTTCGTTATGCTCCAGCGGCTGGCTTCTCCCCTGGCAAACCCTCTGGTGGAGCTTGACACGAACCTCCAAATTCTGAAGTCATGTCAACGCCGACGCAGACTGCAGAGTTGTGATTGGTCagccaaaagaaaagaaagaatggGGCAATTTGAGGACGTATCAGCGACGTAATATGCAATACGCAAATATgagcagtaggggtgtcacgagacactccgttcacgagacgagacgagacgcgAGCTTGGGCCtacgagacaagacaagattttcaTGTtactttttaagaaaagtacaatgaaaaaatgtaatgaatatatgacaatatattgcaatctactaatatgaatcctcttcctgcctgtttggaggcgggagacgaggaaaacggacacatatgcacatggcaatataatgAGGCCGgtaaaattatcaagttcattttcatttattgtgtgattaattacttaatgttatcgtcccaggcctagtggccatgagacattttttttccgaatgagaaatcttgtcatgttttaatctcacgagatcttgacATATGATTTATATATGTTTGTCATGTGATATAAACATGAACGGTTTGAGGGAATCGTGCTATAAAAGTGACTGATGATCCTCTTGGATTAGTTCCAGCTGTAACAACAATCTGGATGTCGCTTAAGTCCCCTTTGTTCACTACTACTacgacacaggaagctaaatagctagtcaatgAGAGCTGTGGTTGCTCATGCTCAGGAAAACATTGCACCACAGAGCATATCAGGCACAAGTACTATGCTGAAGTACTACACTGTAGCATAATGAAGCCAACGTTTGCCTAAGTTGTTTTGTCCTTCTGAACCCTTTCAGGTCGAGGCCAGGTCGTCTCAGGACCTCCTGGACTAGCAGGCGCTGCGAGGCCGGTGAGTTTTTACCCGAACTCCTCAGTGATGGTGACGCTGGTGATACTGATGATGATGTTTACTCGCTCTAGAATCTTCCTCCTCGAGCCGGCGTGATCAGCATGCCCCCACAatctcgtcctcctcctccgtccCACCCAGGCGCTCCCCGCCCCATCCCAGAGGTGCACCCAGGAGCCCCAAGACCCATCACTGACACCCACCCAGGAGCCCCGCGACCAGGGCCGGGTGGCCCCGCCATCACACCTGATCTTCCTTCAGGTGAGGCCGTGTGTTTATTGGCCACAATATGTCCTTTCTACTTATCTTAAGATTGAACTCACTACTTTGGTTGCATCAGGACCTGCTCCTACAGCGCCCCCTGCTGTGAGACCATCTGCACCGGCACCAACACAACCACAGCCTGCTGCCCTGGTTCCgtctcacctgcctcccccgATGCAGCCCACGCCagctgtggctcctccccctACTGCTGGCGCCACCGCCGCCACCCCCTCTGGCCCTGCTCAGACTCTGGCCTCCCCAAAACCGCCACCACGTTCCCGCTCCCATCACGCTCTGCCACCCGACGCCACCAAGGCCGACTCAGCCGCCCAGGTTGGTGTCGCCTTTGATTCGTCTCTTTGTGGATTCTTGTGATTCTCTTGTTGCATTTGGGAGGTAGAAAGTTGACAAAAAAAGATGGAAGGAGCTTCTCTCGCTTTTCTTCTCAAGCTTAATGTCTTCTTGCTTCTTTGTCTCCCTTGACTCCTTTTGTCTTTCTCTCACAAGCCGGAGAAGCCGTCAGGCTGACAGGTACTTCACATCTATCCTCCATAGCACGTTGCACCTCCTCTGTTGTCCACCTTTGACATTTCCTTCTTAGTTTGCCCAACTTTTTTTGTacgtctctggccaaagtcactaGTTAATGTGCAAACATTGCCTAGTTTTGGTTTCGGTTTTGATCATGTCGACGACCGCTTATGTTGACGCCAGTCTAAGGGGCGTTgacacaaacattttccactgtaTTTGCCTTTCTGTTGTTATTGAACAGAAGAAAGAGTCCATTTATTGTGATGTTTCCtttcatatgtatgtatgtatgtatgttttaggATTGTGCACATTATGTCACAAGCTTATTCTATGTATGATTTCATTCATCTCTACTAGTTTCTTTCTAGTTTCCCCCCAAACAGTACTGTTAGGTGCCCCCTTTTTGTCACCCTGCCAAATGCAGTGGTAGGGTACCTAAAGGGGGCAGAGCTAGACACAGTGAGTATGTTGATTGGGACACAGAGAACGGTCCCTTCCAGAATGGGAAGaagacaaagaaagaaagacgTCCTCCATTGTTTGTTGCATTATGGCGTTACGCTGTGTGTCCATGCTGTGATGTCACTGGGACATTACGTAGCAGATCCCAGCATTTACCCTTCCTTAGCGGTCTCACCATTGCATCCTAACAAAGTTAGTGTGCTGCCGCTCGAGATGGCGACTGATGTTTTCTCTGTGTGCTTCATTATCAGACAAACGGACTCAATGGTGCCCAGTGGAAGCCCAACCCCTTTGACGCTTTTACATCCGACTTCCTCCCCTCGTCATCTTCTCCCTGGCAGACCACCCAATCCCTGACCCGAGGCTCCTCGCTGAGGACTCCCCCCTCAGTTCCCACCTCCTTGACCCTGCCCCATTCCTCCTCGTCCTCACTGGCCGCCACCCTGCTCCCGCCTCCTCCCTCTATGCCTCGCAGTCGCTCCCAGGAGGCGCTACGGGCCTCACCGAACCCGTTTACAGCTGACCCGCTCCCAGCCCGACCTAGCAGCACCAACCCGTTCACCGGCTCGCtgacgcagcagcagcaacagcttcAAGCTCACCAATCGCTGGACTTCATCACCCAGACGCCGCACCACCAGTGGTCGGCTCTTTCTGAGCCTCTCATTCCCACCCCCGCAGCGGCCCCCAAGCCTCTCTCTAGAACCATGTCCCTGTTTGGACCCTCACAAGCCCCTGCCCTGCCTCCGGCCCCTCCGTCGTCCCTCCCACCCATGCTCCCGCCCCGCCGGCAGCCACCTCTCCAGAGGGGCAAACCAGCGCAGCAGTGGGTAACCTTCAACGATGACTtcgacttccctctccccgctAAAACCCCGCAAGCTTTGGTGAGCCAAACTCTGCCCCACAGCTCCACCCCTCTCACCGAGCTGGACTGGTTAACCCCGACCCCGGCCTCGACATTCCCGACGCTCCCTCCTCCCATCCCATCACGGAAGCTCCCAGACGGGTCCAGTCAGAGCTGCCTCTTCCCCAGCGAGCTGACAGAAAGATGACCTGAAAAGCCAACATCCAGATATGTATAGATTTATTATAGACGTACAGAAacagtttatgtgtgtgtgtgagagtattTAAGACTGATTCCCGTCTGAACCCCAGGGATGgaattacagtatgtgtcagTATCACAAGAGCCCAAACGTGCGCTCTCATCTTCCAGTTTACTCCCTTAacgttttaaatgtttattttttaaatgaaactataTCTACGTGCACA
Above is a genomic segment from Dunckerocampus dactyliophorus isolate RoL2022-P2 chromosome 1, RoL_Ddac_1.1, whole genome shotgun sequence containing:
- the LOC129183889 gene encoding synaptojanin-1-like isoform X5, giving the protein MAFSKGYRIYHKLDPPPYSVIVETRGREECLMFESGAVAVLSAAEKEAIKNTYSKIVDAYGILGVLRLNLGDSMLHSLVVVTGCSSVGKVQESEVFRVTQTDFISLKNDPGDEERIAEVRKVLNSGHFYFAWSSTGVSMDLSLNARRRILEDTTDNRFFWNQSLHLHLKHYGVNCDDWLLRLMCGGVEIRTIYAGHKQAKACIFSRLSSERAGTRFNVRGTNDDGQVANFVETEQAIFLDDSVSSFIQIRGSIPLFWEQPGIQVGSHRVKLSRGFEANAPAFERHFTALRRLYGKQVIINLLGSKEGEHMLSKAFQSHLKASEHGAFVKMVNFDYHQNVRGGKADKLHSVLKPQLSKFVDDCGFFYYSGDMGITRSQGGTIRTNCLDCLDRTNSVQAFFALEMLPRQLEEMGLTEKPQLVARFQEVFRTMWSVNGDSVSKIYAGTGALDGKAKAGKLKDGARSVTRTIQNNFFDTSKQEAIDILRLGSTLNSDLADKARALLTTSSLYVTEPVLQSASPRVLLGMCQNFHKYTRPKQIRVCVGTWNVNGGKQFRSIAFRNQTLNDWLLDAPKIAGHPEFQDSKANPVDIFAIGFEEMVELNAGNIVSASTTNQKLWAAELQKNISRDHKYVLLASEQLVGVCLFVFIRPQHAPFIRDVAVDTVKTGMGGATGNKGGVAIRLLFHTTSICFVCSHFAAGQSQVKERNDDYNEITRRLSFPMGRLLYSHDYVFWCGDFNYRINLPNEEVKELIKQQNWDTLTAGDQLFDQKNAGLVFRGFIEGKLDFAPTYKYDLFSEDYDTSEKCRTPAWTDRILWKRRKWNFDKTAEEMNVVGATSTSAESEDDPEHPWSPGNLKYYGRAELKTSDHRPVVAIMDVDILEVDPEARHQVYKDVIALQGPPDGTILVSLCSSGPDDYFDDPLIDELLDKFANFGEVILIRFLEEKMWVTFLEGYSALAALSLSASTVLGKVIDIRLKSPGWIKSLEEEMSVERICGSIPTSASSTLLAEDADMGDDDYDMEGDVDEEVEAILPQHLQPSMGSGPGSSPLPSPRSSPCASPTHGEPTVPIRPGRAAQPVRPSHGPPVDFQPGAPTPQNLEPKRPPPPRPNAPPARPAPPQRPPPPSGRGQVVSGPPGLAGAARPNLPPRAGVISMPPQSRPPPPSHPGAPRPIPEVHPGAPRPITDTHPGAPRPGPGGPAITPDLPSGPAPTAPPAVRPSAPAPTQPQPAALVPSHLPPPMQPTPAVAPPPTAGATAATPSGPAQTLASPKPPPRSRSHHALPPDATKADSAAQTNGLNGAQWKPNPFDAFTSDFLPSSSSPWQTTQSLTRGSSLRTPPSVPTSLTLPHSSSSSLAATLLPPPPSMPRSRSQEALRASPNPFTADPLPARPSSTNPFTGSLTQQQQQLQAHQSLDFITQTPHHQWSALSEPLIPTPAAAPKPLSRTMSLFGPSQAPALPPAPPSSLPPMLPPRRQPPLQRGKPAQQWVTFNDDFDFPLPAKTPQALVSQTLPHSSTPLTELDWLTPTPASTFPTLPPPIPSRKLPDGSSQSCLFPSELTER
- the LOC129183889 gene encoding synaptojanin-1-like isoform X3, giving the protein MAFSKGYRIYHKLDPPPYSVIVETRGREECLMFESGAVAVLSAAEKEAIKNTYSKIVDAYGILGVLRLNLGDSMLHSLVVVTGCSSVGKVQESEVFRVTQTDFISLKNDPGDEERIAEVRKVLNSGHFYFAWSSTGVSMDLSLNARRRILEDTTDNRFFWNQSLHLHLKHYGVNCDDWLLRLMCGGVEIRTIYAGHKQAKACIFSRLSSERAGTRFNVRGTNDDGQVANFVETEQAIFLDDSVSSFIQIRGSIPLFWEQPGIQVGSHRVKLSRGFEANAPAFERHFTALRRLYGKQVIINLLGSKEGEHMLSKAFQSHLKASEHGAFVKMVNFDYHQNVRGGKADKLHSVLKPQLSKFVDDCGFFYYSGDMGITRSQGGTIRTNCLDCLDRTNSVQAFFALEMLPRQLEEMGLTEKPQLVARFQEVFRTMWSVNGDSVSKIYAGTGALDGKAKAGKLKDGARSVTRTIQNNFFDTSKQEAIDILRLGSTLNSDLADKARALLTTSSLYASPRVLLGMCQNFHKYTRPKQIRVCVGTWNVNGGKQFRSIAFRNQTLNDWLLDAPKIAGHPEFQDSKANPVDIFAIGFEEMVELNAGNIVSASTTNQKLWAAELQKNISRDHKYVLLASEQLVGVCLFVFIRPQHAPFIRDVAVDTVKTGMGGATGNKGGVAIRLLFHTTSICFVCSHFAAGQSQVKERNDDYNEITRRLSFPMGRLLYSHDYVFWCGDFNYRINLPNEEVKELIKQQNWDTLTAGDQLFDQKNAGLVFRGFIEGKLDFAPTYKYDLFSEDYDTSEKCRTPAWTDRILWKRRKWNFDKTAEEMNVVGATSTSAESEDDPEHPWSPGNLKYYGRAELKTSDHRPVVAIMDVDILEVDPEARHQVYKDVIALQGPPDGTILVSLCSSGPDDYFDDPLIDELLDKFANFGEVILIRFLEEKMWVTFLEGYSALAALSLSASTVLGKVIDIRLKSPGWIKSLEEEMSVERICGSIPTSASSTLLAEDADMGDDDYDMEGDVDEEVEAILPQHLQPSMGSGPGSSPLPSPRSSPCASPTHGEPTVPIRPGRAAQPVRPSHGPPVDFQPGAPTPQNLEPKRPPPPRPNAPPARPAPPQRPPPPSGGMSPVPVRKDSGGSKSPALPRPSAAAGRGQVVSGPPGLAGAARPNLPPRAGVISMPPQSRPPPPSHPGAPRPIPEVHPGAPRPITDTHPGAPRPGPGGPAITPDLPSGPAPTAPPAVRPSAPAPTQPQPAALVPSHLPPPMQPTPAVAPPPTAGATAATPSGPAQTLASPKPPPRSRSHHALPPDATKADSAAQTNGLNGAQWKPNPFDAFTSDFLPSSSSPWQTTQSLTRGSSLRTPPSVPTSLTLPHSSSSSLAATLLPPPPSMPRSRSQEALRASPNPFTADPLPARPSSTNPFTGSLTQQQQQLQAHQSLDFITQTPHHQWSALSEPLIPTPAAAPKPLSRTMSLFGPSQAPALPPAPPSSLPPMLPPRRQPPLQRGKPAQQWVTFNDDFDFPLPAKTPQALVSQTLPHSSTPLTELDWLTPTPASTFPTLPPPIPSRKLPDGSSQSCLFPSELTER
- the LOC129183889 gene encoding synaptojanin-1-like isoform X2; its protein translation is MAFSKGYRIYHKLDPPPYSVIVETRGREECLMFESGAVAVLSAAEKEAIKNTYSKIVDAYGILGVLRLNLGDSMLHSLVVVTGCSSVGKVQESEVFRVTQTDFISLKNDPGDEERIAEVRKVLNSGHFYFAWSSTGVSMDLSLNARRRILEDTTDNRFFWNQSLHLHLKHYGVNCDDWLLRLMCGGVEIRTIYAGHKQAKACIFSRLSSERAGTRFNVRGTNDDGQVANFVETEQAIFLDDSVSSFIQIRGSIPLFWEQPGIQVGSHRVKLSRGFEANAPAFERHFTALRRLYGKQVIINLLGSKEGEHMLSKAFQSHLKASEHGAFVKMVNFDYHQNVRGGKADKLHSVLKPQLSKFVDDCGFFYYSGDMGITRSQGGTIRTNCLDCLDRTNSVQAFFALEMLPRQLEEMGLTEKPQLVARFQEVFRTMWSVNGDSVSKIYAGTGALDGKAKLKDGARSVTRTIQNNFFDTSKQEAIDILRLGSTLNSDLADKARALLTTSSLYVTEPVLQSASPRVLLGMCQNFHKYTRPKQIRVCVGTWNVNGGKQFRSIAFRNQTLNDWLLDAPKIAGHPEFQDSKANPVDIFAIGFEEMVELNAGNIVSASTTNQKLWAAELQKNISRDHKYVLLASEQLVGVCLFVFIRPQHAPFIRDVAVDTVKTGMGGATGNKGGVAIRLLFHTTSICFVCSHFAAGQSQVKERNDDYNEITRRLSFPMGRLLYSHDYVFWCGDFNYRINLPNEEVKELIKQQNWDTLTAGDQLFDQKNAGLVFRGFIEGKLDFAPTYKYDLFSEDYDTSEKCRTPAWTDRILWKRRKWNFDKTAEEMNVVGATSTSAESEDDPEHPWSPGNLKYYGRAELKTSDHRPVVAIMDVDILEVDPEARHQVYKDVIALQGPPDGTILVSLCSSGPDDYFDDPLIDELLDKFANFGEVILIRFLEEKMWVTFLEGYSALAALSLSASTVLGKVIDIRLKSPGWIKSLEEEMSVERICGSIPTSASSTLLAEDADMGDDDYDMEGDVDEEVEAILPQHLQPSMGSGPGSSPLPSPRSSPCASPTHGEPTVPIRPGRAAQPVRPSHGPPVDFQPGAPTPQNLEPKRPPPPRPNAPPARPAPPQRPPPPSGGMSPVPVRKDSGGSKSPALPRPSAAAGRGQVVSGPPGLAGAARPNLPPRAGVISMPPQSRPPPPSHPGAPRPIPEVHPGAPRPITDTHPGAPRPGPGGPAITPDLPSGPAPTAPPAVRPSAPAPTQPQPAALVPSHLPPPMQPTPAVAPPPTAGATAATPSGPAQTLASPKPPPRSRSHHALPPDATKADSAAQTNGLNGAQWKPNPFDAFTSDFLPSSSSPWQTTQSLTRGSSLRTPPSVPTSLTLPHSSSSSLAATLLPPPPSMPRSRSQEALRASPNPFTADPLPARPSSTNPFTGSLTQQQQQLQAHQSLDFITQTPHHQWSALSEPLIPTPAAAPKPLSRTMSLFGPSQAPALPPAPPSSLPPMLPPRRQPPLQRGKPAQQWVTFNDDFDFPLPAKTPQALVSQTLPHSSTPLTELDWLTPTPASTFPTLPPPIPSRKLPDGSSQSCLFPSELTER